AAATTATCGGAAAATTTGATTCCTAAATCACTTTGCTTTCTCATGACTGCAGCGATATCATGGTAGCCATAACTTGGAAAACGGCGATGCCAGTCTTTAATCACAAAGCTAAGAGTGAACGTAATCGGATGTTTAAAAGATAAATTATGTGCTATTTGGAATTCTTGTCTTTTAAAGTAACGAACGCCTTGTTTACACCAACTCCTTTCACCTGGTACCCTTTTTTTAATCGTGCAATCTCAATATCTCGTTTTAGAATTTCGAGTTGTAGTCGTTCAATCTCAGTTAATGATTTAGTCGTATGAAGCGCAGAAAAATGATTTCCTGTCTTTTTCTTGTTTTTTAAACCCTCTTTACCATCGCGCATGAAACGATCAATCCACCCATTAATCGTTCCTTTAGGACTTGTGACAGTTTCGCAGCACTTATATGTTCATCAGTATAACGTGTAACGACTTTAATACGATCCTCATAAGTCCATTTATTATTTAAACCACCTCTGGGTCTTCCCATCATTAATACCTCCGTTTTATCTTTGATTTTATTATTATACAAAAAAAGTAGACAAGTTTTTTTTACTTGTCTACTTTTTTTTGACAACTCTACTTAAGCATTTTTTTACTGCCTATTCTGAATCGCTAGGCGCAGGAAGTTTATACCATTCAACGATTGGGGTATAACCACCTTGAATTGGATTCCCATTTGCATCAAGTGCACCGGAGTCTTCAGCCCAAATACCAAATGCAGTACCTACAAGACCAATTACGAGAAGTAATCCAATACATTTTGTAGGCGTCCAATTATGTTTCTTAACAAGTACAAAGAGCATCAATGTAATAATTAATGGAATTAATTGAGGTAAGATACCATCCAAGACTTCTTGGAAGTTAATGAAAGCTCCACCACCTTGATCAATTGAGATACGTAGTGATGTAGCACCATAGTTTGATACAAGTGCCCCAACAATAAATACACCGAGAATACTTGCTGCACGGGTAAACTCTTTCGCATTTTCTGTAAAGAGTGATACAGCATTTGTACCAAGCTCATAAGACTTATGCATTAAGAAGTAACGAACTGCAAATTGCGCAATATTGAAGATTAAGAGGAATAAGATTGGTCCCATTAAACTTCCGTTAATTGCCATATTCGCTGTAAGCCCAGCAGTAATTGGAACGAGTGTTAACCAGAAGAGTGCATCCCCA
This genomic stretch from Erysipelothrix rhusiopathiae harbors:
- a CDS encoding PTS system mannose/fructose/sorbose family transporter subunit IID, whose translation is MESNTYKDLNPAQQLDKKTLNKMVWRSLFLQSSFNYERMQAGGWLYGILPGLEKIHTNKDDLSASMEHNLEFFNTHPFLVTFVMGIVLSLEQQKADIPTIRAVRVAAMGPLGGIGDALFWLTLVPITAGLTANMAINGSLMGPILFLLIFNIAQFAVRYFLMHKSYELGTNAVSLFTENAKEFTRAASILGVFIVGALVSNYGATSLRISIDQGGGAFINFQEVLDGILPQLIPLIITLMLFVLVKKHNWTPTKCIGLLLVIGLVGTAFGIWAEDSGALDANGNPIQGGYTPIVEWYKLPAPSDSE